GACATGCCACTGGCTGTGACGGCCGACTGCCTGCGGCAATGCCGCCTCGAAACTGGCGTCGATGTGCTGGGCGTAGACGAAGCCGATGGGAAGTCCGCCCGGCAGGGCATCGAGGAAGGCCTTCACCGCCTCGGGCCCGCCCAGCGAGGCCGCCAGCAACCATACCTGTCGTGCCGGCTCACCCGCTTTCAGCGGAGTGTCGGCAAGTGCCTGCGGCAGCTCCAGGCGCGAAGGACGCTGTGCCTCGTCGAGCAATGCCTGCAGGCTCGGCCCGACCGCCTGGGTCGGATCGCCCACCAGACGCTTGAGCTTGCTGAACAGTCGGCGTTCCCAGCGTGGATAGTTTTCCGAATGGCGTTCGGGCGCATGCCCTTCGCCAAACAGTACGGGGGCACTGGCTCGCTCCAGCAGGCTGTCCACCAGTGGCGAATCTTCCGACTGAGCTAGATCCACCAGCCACAGGTCGGTATCGCAAGCCGCCAGCGCTTCCTCGTCGAGGCGCGCGGGGTCGCTGTTGAGCACCACCTGATAACCGCCACCGGCCAATGCCTGCTGCAGCACATGACGCTGCAGCGAGGTATCGGCGATCACTGCAATACGCGCTGAGGATTTGTCTGTCATGTCCTATTGACCCGGTGGCTATCCACCAACTGAGCGATGGTGTCGAGCAGCAAGGATTCCTGATAGGGCTTGCCGAGGTACTGATTGACGCCGATAGCCATGGCCCGCTCGCGGTGCTTCTCACCAGTACGCGAGGTGATCATGATGATCGGCAGGTCCTTCAGACGCTCGTCGTGGCGCACTAGGGTTGCTACCTCGAAGCCGTCCATACGCGGCATCTCGATGTCCAGCAGCATGATGTCGGGCTTGTGTTCCTGCAGCTGGGCGATGGCGTCCACCCCGTCCTTGGCGGTAACCACGTTCATGCCGTTACGCTCGAGCAGACGACTGGTGACCTTGCGCACGGTGACCGAGTCGTCCACCACCATGACCACCGTCGGCCGGTCGACTTCCACTTCCTCGCTGATCGCAGCCTGACGCGAGGCCAGACGCGGGGTCAGCTGGCTCTGCAGATGCGCATGCAGCACACGGATGGTTGCCAGCAGATCGAGAATCACCACCACGCGCCCGTCACCGAGGATGGTCGCACCGGAGATGCCCTGCACGCCGGCGAACTGCGGGCCGAGGCTCTTCACCACGATCTCGCGCGAACCGGCCAGGCTGTCCACCTGCACCGCCACGGCGTGCTCGCTGGAGCGAACCAGAATCACCGGCAGCGGCAGGCTCTGGCCCACAAGTTTGGGGTGCTGGCCGTTGTTCAGCAGATCGCCCAGATACTTCAGCTCGTAGGCCTGCCCGGCGTATTCGAAACGCGGCGCATCGGGGGCGTAGTAGGCCTCCAGCTCGTACGGCGAAACCCGCACGATACCTTCGATGGTGTTCAGCGGGATCGCATAGAGGTCTTCACCGGAGTAGACCATCAGCGCGCGGTTGACCGACACGGTGAACGGCAGGCGAATGGTGAAGCGCGTGCCCCGACCCTGTGTCGAGTCGATGCTCATCGAACCGCCGAGCTGCTTGACCTCCGAATGCACCACGTCCATCCCGACGCCACGCCCGGAAATCTGCGTGACCTTCTCCGCGGTGGAGAATCCAGCCTCGAGAATGAACTGCAGCACCTCGTAATCGCTCAGGTCGCTGTCGGTGTCCATCAGACCACGCTCGATGGCCTTGCGACGCACTGCCTCCAGGCGGATACCGGCGCCGTCATCCTCCAGCGTGAGGACGATGTCACCGCCCTCGCGGCCGAGATTGAGACGAATGGTGCCGGCCTCCGGCTTGCCGGCTGCACGGCGCACATCGGCCAGCTCGATACCGTGGTCGACGGCGTTACGCAGCATGTGCTCCAGCGGCGCGACGATGCGCTCGAGCACGGTACGGTCCATTTCCCCTTCGGCGTTGCCGACGACGAACTCGACCTGTTTGCCCAGCTCGCCAGCGACCTGACGGACGATTCGACGCAGACGCGGCACAAGGCGGTCGAAGGGCACCATGCGAGTGCGCATCAGACCTTCCTGCAACTCGGTATTGACCCGCGCCTGTTGCAGCAGCAGGGTCTCGGCGTCGCGGTTCTTCGCGGCCAGGGTTTCCTTCAGATCGAGCAAGTCGGAAGCGGACTCGAACAGCGCGCGCGAAAGCTGTTGCAACTGCGAGTGACGGTCCATTTCCAGCGGGTCGAAGTCTTCGTAACCGGCGCGCTCGGCCTCGGCCTGGTAACGGCTGAGAATCTGCGCCTGAGTCTCGGTGTCGAGGCGGCGCAACTGATCGCGCACCCGATCGATGGTCGCTTCCATCTCACTCAGGGTGAAGCTGACGTCACTGACCTGCTGCTCGACGCGGCCGCGGAAAATCGAGGTTTCACCGGCCAGGTTGACCAGGCCTTCAAGCAGCTCGGCCGGTACCTTGACCAGCTCCTGCGGAGCACGACGGGCAGCAGCCTCCTGAGCGGCTTCCCGGGCACGCTGTACGAACGGCAGCACCTTGGGTGCCTGCACCTGAGCCGGCGCCTCACTGGCGGCGACGATTGGCTGGCTCAGACTGGCCACCATTGCGGGAGCAGGTTCAGCCTCCACAGTCGCAGCCACCACCGGCTCGTCCACGAGACTGGCATTGAGGCGCTGGCGCAGCAGATCGAGTTCCTTCTGCAGCCCTTCGAAACCGGACTGCACATCCAGCAACAGGCTGTCAGGCCAGGGGGCTCCCTGCTGCAACGCCTCGCTGAGGTGCTGCTCGAGATCGTGGCTCAGATCGCCAAGGCGCTTCTGACCGGCCAGACGCGCACCACCCTTGAGGGTATGCAGGATACGCAGCATCTCGTCGATGGCCGTGCTGTCGTCGCGGTCTTCTTCCCAGCGACCGACAGCCACTTCCATCGCCTCGAGCAGGTCGTCGCCTTCTTCGAGGAAGATATCGAGGATGTCACTGTCCGCCTCATCGGCTTCGTCACTCTCGACCACCGCCTTGAGCTGTACCGCCGACGGCATGCTCAACTGCTCGTCAGGGTTGGCACGGAAGCGCTTGATGGTCTCGATCAGGGCATCACCCTGCGGCACCGCACGCTGACCACGCACGGCCTCGAGCATCTCGGCCAGACGGTCGTGGCAGGCCTGCAGCAAGTCGAACAGTTCCGGGCTGGCGCGTAGGCGACCGGCACCGAGACCTTCGTAGAGGAATTCCAGCTCGTGGGCCAGATCGCCGATTTCGCGAATCTCGGCCATGCGCGCACCACCCTTGAGGGTGTGCAGGTCACGCTGCAGGGCTTCCAGCTCCAGGCTGTTGTCGACATCGCTCATCCAGCGCTGCAGCGCGGCTCCGGCGCTCTCGATGATGTCGAAGCCTTCCTCGAGGAAGATCTCCACCAGCTCGGGATCGCGCTCATCGTGCCAGTTTGCCTGTGTTGCGCTCTGCAATTCCGGCTCTGGCTCTGGCTCTGGCTCTGGCTCTGGCTCTGGCTCTGGCTCTGGCTCTGGCTCTGGCTCGACAACAGCCGAGCTCGGCGGCTCCTCTGCGGGAAGCACCAGTTCGACTTCATCGACCAGCGGCAGCTCGGGTTCCGGCTCGACCGGCAGTGCTTCTTCAAGCACGATCTCGTCTTCGACCAGCGCCAGCGGCGGCAGCTCGAAGCTTTCCGCGTCAGATTCAACCGACTCGACCGGTTCAGCAGCGGCCTCGGGCTCGACTTGATCGACAGCGGCCGACAGGCTCTGCGCCGTGCCGCCCTGACGGAACGCACGGATCGCCTGAATCAGGTCCTCACCGGAAACCAGACGCTGGCGTGCCTGCAGCTGATCGAGCATTTGCGCCAGGCGGTCATGACTTTGCTGCAGCAGGCTGCCCAGCGCTGGCGAGTAGCTGTAACGGCGGTCGACCAGACCTTCGTAGAGCGATTCCAGCTCATGGCCAAGATCACCAATCGGGCGAATCGCAGCCATGCGCGCGCCACCCTTGAGGGTATGCAGATCGCGCTGCAGCGAAGACAACGGCAAGGTGTTGTCCGGTTCGCCTAGCCAGCGGTCCAGCGCCTGGCCGGCGCTTTCCAGAATGTCCACAGCTTCTTCGAGGAAGATCTCGACCATCTCTTCATCGAGATCGGCGTCGACGCTATCCGGGTCAGCTTCGGCATATGCTTCCGCCTGCGGCTCCTGGCCCGCATCCTCGACGCCTGCCACCTCGGCCAGCTGCTCCTGGACCTCCGGCCCGGCATCAGCCTGCTCCAGTTCGGCAGTGGCCCGGTCCAGCTCGACGATATCCAGACCCTCGGCGCCAGGCGTCAGCAGGGCCAGGGTATTGGGGTCGATGGCTTCGCCAAGCAGATCGCGCAGCGCTTGCACCCGCTCGGATTGCGGGCTGACCTGCAAGGCAGCCGCGACCTGATCCATCATGCCGATCAGCGCCTCATGGGCTTTTTCCGCCTCGTCGAAGAAGCGTTCGCTGACGGCCAGGCTGCCTTCTTCGACGGCGCCATAAAGATCCAGCAGGGCTTCGCAGAGTTCGTCGATCTGCGGCAGTTCGGCCATCTCGGCACCACGGCCGAGGGTGGTCAGTTCCTCCAGCAGTGCGGACAGTTCCTGGCGTTCGGACGGGTGCTCGCGCCATTTGCGCAGCAGATCCTCGGCGTCCAGCAGAATGTCCATGCCTTCGGCGAGGAAGATGCTGATCAGCTGAGGGTCGCGGCTCTCGCCGCTCTCCGCTCTGCGCTCATCCTCGGCATTGGCAAGACGCTCCTGATGCAGCGCCTGCACGCGCGCCAGGAATGCCTCTGCACCGGGAATCGGCGCCAGAGGCTGGCTTTCCAGGTTCTCGAGACCGATACGGAACAGGCCCTCGGCACTGCTGAGCAATTCGGCAGCCGCCAGATCCACCTGAATCAGGTTGGTCTTGAACTCCTTGACCAGCTTCTCCAGCGGCGCGGCGATTTCCGCCACCGGCAGGATGCCGGCCATGTAGGCGCTGCCCTTGAGGGTATGCAGCGCGCGCTGCAGAGCATCCGTCACCGGTTGCGGCAATTCCTGCGCGCAGTCGGCGAGAAAGCCCACCAGGGTGTCCAGATGGGTTTCCGCCTCGTTGCGGAAAATTTCCAGCAACTGCAGATCGAGGGACTCGCCATCGAGAGGCTCGTCATCGAGCGAAGAGGCGACTGCCGGCTCGGCCTGTTCGACGACCTCGGTAGCTTCGTCAACGCCCACGGGCTCGGCTACCTGCTGGGCGGCCGGGGCGTCAGATTTTGGGGGAGTCAGGCCCTTGGCCAGGGCATGCGCCGTGGCGGCCAGCAGGTCGACATCATCACGCTGACGCTGCGCCTTGGCGGCAAATTCCTCGACCAGCGCAGGCATTAGCGCGACGACGTCGAGCACGACCTGCTGCACCGGTTCGCTCGGCTCGATGCTGCGATCCAGCACACGATTGAGCAGGTTTTCGATCGACCAGGCGAGTTCGCCGATGATCAGCGCGCGCACCATGCGGCCACTGCCCTTGAGGGTGTGGAAAGCACGGCGGACTTCAATAAGCGCATCCTTGTTGCCGGTATCGGCCTGCCACTGCGGCAGGTATTCGGCGATGGTTTCCAGCACCTCGGCGGCCTCTTCGATGAAGACTTCCAGAAGCTCTTCATCCACTGGCTCTTCATCGGCGGGCGGTGGCAGCAGGCTGGGCGGCACATCGGCAGCTGGCGGGTTGATCGCCTGCACCGGAGCGGCCATCACATCGGCCATCGACAGCGCTTTTTCCGCTACCGGGGCCTCGACCTCAGGTGTGATCTCCGGCGCGCTGGGCAGCTCGACTTCCGGCAGATCCAGATCCGCGAGCTCCAGTTCGTCCCACTGCGGCGTCTCGGCCAACGGGTCGAAGCTCGGTTCTTCCAACGCCGGCGCAGACTCCGGCGCGGCATCGAACAAGGGTGCAGCGACGACTTCTTCGCTCTCCAGCGCAGGCAGCTCTTCCAGCTCGCCCAGTTCGAAGCTAAGGGTTTCGGCGGCCTCGCTCGCAGCAGGCAGCTCGGGCTCGGCGTCCAGCGCCGGCAGATCCATGACGATCTCTTCGGCTGGTTCGGCCAGCTCAAACGCCAGCGGTTCGATCTCGGCCAGCGGCTCTTCGAGCTGCTCGTCTTCGGCACTCAGCAGTTCGATTTCCTGCAACGGATCGGCCAGAGGCACCTGGCTCTCTTCCTGCGGTTCGACGCGGTCGAGGATCGAAGGCTTTTCCTTGAGCGGATAACCCAGGGACTCCAGGCTCTCTTCGGCGACGTCGAGAATCAGGTCGCCCTGAGTGCCATGGTCCTCGGCCAGACGCTCGAGGTAGTACTCGACACTGGTGATGGCGTCGGCCAGCGTATCCAGGCTCTGCCAGTTGGGCACGGCCTTGCGCGCCAGCAGTTGTTCCTGGATGTAGCGATTGCAGGCGTTGAGCAGGTCGGCGCCACGCTGCAGCGGGATCATCGCCAGACCGCCACGAACCTGAGTCAGCAGCTCGGGCACACGGGCCAGGTGCTCGTGGTTCCACTGCGAAGCGATGAACTCGATGATCGCGTCCTTGGCCTGCTCCAGGCCATTGCGCGCTTCCTTGATCACCACCTGATGGATCTGCGCCACATCGGTGGTCGGCAAGTGGCTCTGTTCGTTCGTACTCTCGTCGCTCGGGCCGACCATGCCGGCCAGCGTCGCTTCGACGTAGAGCAGCGCGCCGGCGACATCCATCAGCACCGCGTCGTTGGGTTCGCGCTGGCCGAGAGACAGACTGTGAACCACATCGATCTGGTCGAGGATGACCTTACGCGGCTGGCCGAAGCCCAGCACCGCCAGGGTGTCGGCAATCTGCTTGAGCGGAGCCAGCAGGGCATCCAGCTCACCGGGCTGACTGCGATCGCTGCGTACGAACAGGTCGAGACTGTCCTTGACCCGCACCAGCTCCTCGCACAGCGCGGCAACCACCGAGCGCATAGCGTCGCGGTCAGGGCCGGCAAGACGGGCACGCTCTTCGTCCACCAGTTCGTTGTCGGGCAGCGCTTCGTCGAGACGGTACTGTTCCTTCAGGGCACGGATACGCGGCGACTGCGCCGGTGCCTTGGCCACGTAGAACAGCAGGTTCTTGGTCAGTTCGTCGGGAGCGGCCTGGTTGATGCCGTCGGCACCCTGCTCGACCAGACGCTTGAGTTCCTTGTCCACCTGACGCAGCAGCGTGCGTACCGAGGTGCCATTGACCACATTGCCATTGGCAAGACCTTCGACCAGGCCGGAGGCGATCTGCCACAGACCGCCCAGCGGGGCGTCCTTGCACAGGCTTTCCAGGCGCGCGAATACACGGGCCATGTAGCCGAGGTTGGTGGCCAGATCCTGATTGCGGATAACGCCGACCAGCGCCATCTGCAGCATCTGCCGCAGCTTGCGCAGCAGCACCGGCAGTTCGGCGGTACGCAGGCGCGCCATGCTGCCCTCTGGCAGCGCCGGCAGGCGAGCGGACATGTCCGGCGAGAACAGGCTGGTTTCCGACAGCAGCTTCTCGCCACGGGCGGCGCGCAGGTCGTTGAGCAGCGGCAGCACGACCATCGGCAGGTCGCGACGAGCGGTCTGGATACGGTCGAGGTACACCGGCAGTTGCAGGATGGCCTGCATCAGCACTTCCAGGGCTTCGCCCTGGTTGGCCACGCGACCTTCCATCAGCGCCTTGGACAGCTGCTCCATTTCTTCGGCGAGCAGCGCAGCACCGTAGAATTCGACCATCTGCAAGGTGCCGTGAACCTGGTGTACATAGGTCAGGCAGAAGCGCATACGCGTGGGATCCTGCGGGTTCTCGACGAACGCCTCCAGGGCCTGCCGCGCCTGCTTCAGGGTTTCCCCGATCTCGCCTTTGACCCACTCCAGGGCGACATAATCATGCCGATCACCCATAGCCACTCCACTCATAAACTTGGCCTTATCCCTTGCGGGTAAACGCCAGAACTCGCTCGTCGGCCACCGGCACCAGTTGCGGGTGCTGCCAACCGGCTACTTCGCCCACACCCACGACCAGCAGGCCACCCGGCGCCAGACTCTCGGCCAGGCGGTTGAGGATGTCGCGGCG
The sequence above is drawn from the Pseudomonas sp. Z8(2022) genome and encodes:
- a CDS encoding chemotaxis protein CheB — translated: MTDKSSARIAVIADTSLQRHVLQQALAGGGYQVVLNSDPARLDEEALAACDTDLWLVDLAQSEDSPLVDSLLERASAPVLFGEGHAPERHSENYPRWERRLFSKLKRLVGDPTQAVGPSLQALLDEAQRPSRLELPQALADTPLKAGEPARQVWLLAASLGGPEAVKAFLDALPGGLPIGFVYAQHIDASFEAALPQAVGRHSQWHVNSARHGDPVRCGEVVVVPISRELGFADDGTMQIAERGWPEPYSPSIDQMMLNLAQQFAAQCGVIAFSGMGSDGSAAAAYVKRQGGVIWTQRADSCACPSMPDSLREGGYSSFSADPRELAVALVNHLAEHCS
- a CDS encoding Hpt domain-containing protein — its product is MGDRHDYVALEWVKGEIGETLKQARQALEAFVENPQDPTRMRFCLTYVHQVHGTLQMVEFYGAALLAEEMEQLSKALMEGRVANQGEALEVLMQAILQLPVYLDRIQTARRDLPMVVLPLLNDLRAARGEKLLSETSLFSPDMSARLPALPEGSMARLRTAELPVLLRKLRQMLQMALVGVIRNQDLATNLGYMARVFARLESLCKDAPLGGLWQIASGLVEGLANGNVVNGTSVRTLLRQVDKELKRLVEQGADGINQAAPDELTKNLLFYVAKAPAQSPRIRALKEQYRLDEALPDNELVDEERARLAGPDRDAMRSVVAALCEELVRVKDSLDLFVRSDRSQPGELDALLAPLKQIADTLAVLGFGQPRKVILDQIDVVHSLSLGQREPNDAVLMDVAGALLYVEATLAGMVGPSDESTNEQSHLPTTDVAQIHQVVIKEARNGLEQAKDAIIEFIASQWNHEHLARVPELLTQVRGGLAMIPLQRGADLLNACNRYIQEQLLARKAVPNWQSLDTLADAITSVEYYLERLAEDHGTQGDLILDVAEESLESLGYPLKEKPSILDRVEPQEESQVPLADPLQEIELLSAEDEQLEEPLAEIEPLAFELAEPAEEIVMDLPALDAEPELPAASEAAETLSFELGELEELPALESEEVVAAPLFDAAPESAPALEEPSFDPLAETPQWDELELADLDLPEVELPSAPEITPEVEAPVAEKALSMADVMAAPVQAINPPAADVPPSLLPPPADEEPVDEELLEVFIEEAAEVLETIAEYLPQWQADTGNKDALIEVRRAFHTLKGSGRMVRALIIGELAWSIENLLNRVLDRSIEPSEPVQQVVLDVVALMPALVEEFAAKAQRQRDDVDLLAATAHALAKGLTPPKSDAPAAQQVAEPVGVDEATEVVEQAEPAVASSLDDEPLDGESLDLQLLEIFRNEAETHLDTLVGFLADCAQELPQPVTDALQRALHTLKGSAYMAGILPVAEIAAPLEKLVKEFKTNLIQVDLAAAELLSSAEGLFRIGLENLESQPLAPIPGAEAFLARVQALHQERLANAEDERRAESGESRDPQLISIFLAEGMDILLDAEDLLRKWREHPSERQELSALLEELTTLGRGAEMAELPQIDELCEALLDLYGAVEEGSLAVSERFFDEAEKAHEALIGMMDQVAAALQVSPQSERVQALRDLLGEAIDPNTLALLTPGAEGLDIVELDRATAELEQADAGPEVQEQLAEVAGVEDAGQEPQAEAYAEADPDSVDADLDEEMVEIFLEEAVDILESAGQALDRWLGEPDNTLPLSSLQRDLHTLKGGARMAAIRPIGDLGHELESLYEGLVDRRYSYSPALGSLLQQSHDRLAQMLDQLQARQRLVSGEDLIQAIRAFRQGGTAQSLSAAVDQVEPEAAAEPVESVESDAESFELPPLALVEDEIVLEEALPVEPEPELPLVDEVELVLPAEEPPSSAVVEPEPEPEPEPEPEPEPEPEPEPELQSATQANWHDERDPELVEIFLEEGFDIIESAGAALQRWMSDVDNSLELEALQRDLHTLKGGARMAEIREIGDLAHELEFLYEGLGAGRLRASPELFDLLQACHDRLAEMLEAVRGQRAVPQGDALIETIKRFRANPDEQLSMPSAVQLKAVVESDEADEADSDILDIFLEEGDDLLEAMEVAVGRWEEDRDDSTAIDEMLRILHTLKGGARLAGQKRLGDLSHDLEQHLSEALQQGAPWPDSLLLDVQSGFEGLQKELDLLRQRLNASLVDEPVVAATVEAEPAPAMVASLSQPIVAASEAPAQVQAPKVLPFVQRAREAAQEAAARRAPQELVKVPAELLEGLVNLAGETSIFRGRVEQQVSDVSFTLSEMEATIDRVRDQLRRLDTETQAQILSRYQAEAERAGYEDFDPLEMDRHSQLQQLSRALFESASDLLDLKETLAAKNRDAETLLLQQARVNTELQEGLMRTRMVPFDRLVPRLRRIVRQVAGELGKQVEFVVGNAEGEMDRTVLERIVAPLEHMLRNAVDHGIELADVRRAAGKPEAGTIRLNLGREGGDIVLTLEDDGAGIRLEAVRRKAIERGLMDTDSDLSDYEVLQFILEAGFSTAEKVTQISGRGVGMDVVHSEVKQLGGSMSIDSTQGRGTRFTIRLPFTVSVNRALMVYSGEDLYAIPLNTIEGIVRVSPYELEAYYAPDAPRFEYAGQAYELKYLGDLLNNGQHPKLVGQSLPLPVILVRSSEHAVAVQVDSLAGSREIVVKSLGPQFAGVQGISGATILGDGRVVVILDLLATIRVLHAHLQSQLTPRLASRQAAISEEVEVDRPTVVMVVDDSVTVRKVTSRLLERNGMNVVTAKDGVDAIAQLQEHKPDIMLLDIEMPRMDGFEVATLVRHDERLKDLPIIMITSRTGEKHRERAMAIGVNQYLGKPYQESLLLDTIAQLVDSHRVNRT